From Bos javanicus breed banteng chromosome 5, ARS-OSU_banteng_1.0, whole genome shotgun sequence, the proteins below share one genomic window:
- the RASSF9 gene encoding ras association domain-containing protein 9 yields the protein MAPFGRNLLKTRHKNRSPTKEMDSEEKEIVVWVCQEEKIVCGLTKRTTSADVIQALLEEHETTFGEKRFLLGNPSDYCIIEKWRGSERVLPPLTRILKLWKAWGDEQPNMQFVLVKADAFLPVPLWRTAEAKLVQNTEKLWELSPANYMKTLPPDKQKRIVRKTFRKLAKIKQDTVSQERDSMETLVHLIISQDHTINQQVKRMKELDLEIEKCEAKFHLDRVENNGENYVQDAYLMPSFSEVEQKLGLEYDERQMLEDLRESNGIVQLEERLTYYRKLIDKLSAEIEKEVKSVCMEINEDAEGAAASELESSNLESVKCDLEKSMKAGLKIHSHLSGIQKEIKYSDSLLQMKAKEYELLAKEFNSLHISNADECQLKENRGKESEVPTSNGVVSPFTQRIFNMYSNDTDSDTGISSNHSQDSETTAGDVVLLST from the coding sequence atcTCCAACTAAAGAAATGGattcagaagagaaggaaattgtGGTTTGGGTTTGCCAAGAAGAGAAGATTGTCTGTGGGCTAACCAAACGCACCACCTCTGCCGACGTCATCCAGGCTTTGCTTGAGGAACACGAGACTACATTTGGGGAGAAACGATTTCTTCTGGGAAATCCCAGTGATTACTGCATCATAGAAAAATGGAGAGGCTCTGAACGGGTTCTTCCTCCCCTAACTAGAATCCTGAAGCTTTGGAAAGCATGGGGAGACGAGCAGCCTAATATGCAGTTTGTTTTGGTTAAAGCAGATGCTTTTCTTCCAGTTCCCTTGTGGCGGACAGCTGAAGCCAAATTAGtgcaaaacacagaaaaactgtgGGAGCTCAGCCCGGCAAATTACATGAAGACATTACCACCagataaacaaaaaagaatagtCAGGAAAACTTTCCGGAAACTGGCTAAAATTAAGCAGGACACAGTTTCCCAGGAGCGAGATAGTATGGAGACATTAGTTCATCTGATTATTTCCCAGGATCACACTATTAATCAACAAGTGAAGAGAATGAAAGAGCTGGATCTGGAAATTGAAAAGTGTGAAGCTAAATTTCATCTTGATCGGGtagaaaataatggagaaaattaTGTCCAGGATGCATATTTGATGCCCAGTTTCAGTGAAGTTGAGCAAAAGCTAGGCTTGGAATATGATGAAAGGCAGATGCTGGAGGACCTGAGAGAAAGTAATGGAATTGTACAGCTGGAGGAACGACTGACCTACTACAGAAAGCTCATTGATAAGCTCTCTGccgaaatagaaaaagaagtaaaaagtgtTTGCATGGAGATAAATGAAGATGCAGAAGGGGCAGCTGCCAGTGAACTTGAAAGCTCTAATTTAGAGAGTGTTAAGTGTGATTTGGAGAAAAGCATGAAAGCTGGTTTGAAAATCCACTCTCACTTGAGTGGCATCCAGAAAGAGATTAAATACAGTGACTCATTGCTTCAGATGAAAGCTAAGGAATATGAGCTCCTCGCCAAGGAGTTCAATTCCCTTCATATCAGCAATGCAGATGAATGCCAGCtaaaggaaaacagaggaaaggAATCTGAGGTGCCCACCAGCAATGGGGTGGTTTCTCCTTTTACTCAAAGAATATTTAACATGTATTCAAATGACACAGACTCAGACACTGGTATCAGCTCTAACCACAGTCAGGACTCGGAAAcaactgcaggagatgtggtgcTGTTGTCAACGTAA